The segment ATAAATACAGGAGGGATGACAAGAGCCATTTCCTTAAAACTATACCCTGCAACACCAATGGCTTTTAGCCCAATGCTTCTATTTATTAAAGTAATAATCCCTATAATACCTATAGTAATTAGAAAAAATTTGTATCTTTTTATAAACTTCATATACCACCCGCCACCTTCCCAATTATATATGCTACCAGGAAAGAAAATATAAAGGCTAAAACATTTCTTGCAATGGTTAGTTTTTTACCAAAGTATTTCATCTCTACAGGAGCCGTAACAATCCCTACCATCATAAGTGTAGAAACGAAGGCTCCAATCTGCATATAACCTGCACCATTTTGAAGAAGCATGGCAGC is part of the Clostridiaceae bacterium genome and harbors:
- a CDS encoding permease — protein: AAMLLQNGAGYMQIGAFVSTLMMVGIVTAPVEMKYFGKKLTIARNVLAFIFSFLVAYIIGKVAGGI